One segment of Candidatus Tanganyikabacteria bacterium DNA contains the following:
- a CDS encoding sulfatase: MHGSVVLFRDEDRGCRVAGARAASMRTVSRLALRRMRLGLLTVVVGCGGDTVVEAPAVPDAPVIPRVRGVVMISLDTLRADRLGFMGYDRDTSFNLDGVARRSVVFEQARAQSTQTAPSHASLLLSAYAGAHGIVNVHYGDLEAPVLPPDAVSLAEALAASGIRTAAFVSGGNFTRTMDMNRGFGVWDERNEDVAGRIDQFLRWLPTVGDDRFFALVHTYQVHAPYVPPAAEAARFTSPAYRGALRATYDRYLSLPMQEAWALGVGPDYWPPEMVEYTPDDVRFLSDLYDGEVAYLDGQLRRLLEAILTGPRAEDTALLILSDHGEEFRDHGRFQHDQVFDELARVPLVVYAGRGLERQGWKGRIESPVQLIDVAPTVADLLGVPWTDFNWSGRSLAEHLDPVRRARLGRTDGAPVFTELTREHRTQFYSAVAWQGWKYILHRQTTNKKTWEHLFNLEVDPGEQVNLIDSEEAVATRMREALRGLLRSFDEQNALHAAELGRTEPSALSKEQLEELKRLGYTGTPH, encoded by the coding sequence ATGCACGGATCCGTCGTTCTGTTTCGTGATGAAGATCGAGGCTGCCGGGTTGCCGGTGCGCGCGCTGCTTCGATGCGAACAGTTTCGCGGTTGGCGTTGCGCCGGATGCGGCTGGGACTGCTGACGGTCGTGGTCGGCTGCGGTGGCGATACTGTGGTCGAGGCGCCCGCGGTACCGGACGCTCCGGTCATTCCGCGGGTTCGCGGCGTGGTGATGATCTCGCTGGATACCCTGCGTGCCGATCGACTTGGGTTCATGGGGTACGACCGGGATACGAGCTTCAACCTCGACGGGGTCGCGCGACGATCGGTCGTCTTCGAGCAGGCTCGCGCACAGTCCACGCAGACGGCCCCATCCCATGCATCCCTGCTGCTTTCGGCCTACGCCGGGGCGCATGGCATCGTCAACGTCCACTACGGGGACTTGGAGGCGCCGGTCCTTCCGCCCGACGCCGTCAGCCTCGCCGAGGCTCTCGCGGCATCGGGTATCCGGACGGCGGCCTTCGTGTCAGGTGGGAACTTCACCCGGACGATGGACATGAATCGCGGCTTTGGCGTCTGGGACGAACGCAACGAGGACGTCGCCGGGCGCATCGATCAGTTCCTGCGTTGGCTTCCGACGGTGGGTGATGACCGCTTCTTTGCGCTCGTGCACACCTACCAGGTGCATGCACCGTATGTTCCCCCGGCCGCCGAGGCCGCGCGCTTCACGAGCCCCGCGTACCGTGGAGCGCTGCGGGCAACGTATGACCGGTACCTGAGCCTTCCCATGCAGGAGGCGTGGGCGCTGGGCGTCGGCCCCGATTACTGGCCGCCGGAAATGGTCGAGTACACCCCGGACGACGTGCGTTTCCTGTCCGATCTGTACGACGGGGAGGTTGCGTACCTCGATGGGCAGCTGCGCCGTCTCCTCGAGGCGATCTTGACGGGCCCGCGGGCTGAAGACACCGCGCTGCTCATCCTGTCCGACCATGGCGAGGAGTTCCGTGATCATGGGCGGTTCCAGCACGACCAGGTCTTTGACGAGCTTGCCCGGGTCCCGCTCGTCGTCTACGCGGGCCGCGGACTCGAGCGCCAGGGTTGGAAAGGGCGGATCGAGAGCCCCGTCCAGCTCATCGATGTGGCACCCACCGTGGCGGACCTGCTGGGCGTGCCCTGGACGGACTTCAATTGGTCAGGGCGGTCGCTGGCTGAGCATCTCGACCCGGTCCGACGCGCCCGGCTGGGCAGGACCGATGGGGCGCCGGTCTTCACCGAGTTGACGCGCGAGCATCGGACCCAGTTCTACAGCGCGGTCGCGTGGCAGGGTTGGAAATACATCTTGCACCGCCAGACGACCAACAAGAAGACATGGGAGCACCTCTTCAACCTCGAGGTCGATCCGGGGGAGCAGGTCAACTTGATCGACTCCGAGGAGGCCGTGGCAACCAGGATGCGGGAGGCGTTGCGCGGGCTGTTGCGCTCTTTCGACGAGCAGAATGCGCTGCACGCGGCCGAACTCGGGCGGACCGAACCATCCGCCTTGAGCAAGGAGCAGCTCGAGGAGCTCAAGCGCCTGGGGTACACGGGCACACCCCACTGA